The following nucleotide sequence is from Schistocerca serialis cubense isolate TAMUIC-IGC-003099 chromosome 4, iqSchSeri2.2, whole genome shotgun sequence.
TGCAACAGTGCCCTCCCTAAGCAGCTAGTGAGGCTACTGGAGTTAGCACGATCCTCTGCtggttttgaaactggaattaaaaTAGCTTTCTTCCATGAGTTGGGAAATATTTTTGTCAACCAAATTTCTTTAAAAGACCACAGGAGGACCTGTTTTGACTGCTGGTTCAACTGCTTTAACATGGGAGTGCATTATCAGGCCAGGTCATGAACTACAGAGAATGCAGAATAAAAGtcccaaagaaagaaaggaaggccaGTTGCATTCCACCATGATGGGTGAGCAGAAATCAAAATTTGTGCTCTCCTGTGTCCCCTAAAAAGAACGGAAAGCTGGATCTTGGTCAGATTCAACTGTGATGTCTGTGTAAGATTCAGCCAGTGTCTCAGTGATGTCTCCCAGCAACATTAAGAAGCACCCTTGATCTCATACAGCTCTGCCCGGAAATTCTCTTAATCGCTTCCTGCATCTGACTTGCTGGTGCGAAGAGTTTAGGAAACAGAAATCTTGCCAAGACCTCTTCTTACTTTCAAATTATTCTCCTTGCCACCTGAGAAGTTGCAAGATTCTCATCTGTAAGATGATGACAACACTCATCATTCCACTGAGGGAAAGGCTGTCCCCGAGTGTTCCTGATGACTTGCGGATGGACATGCAAGTGGGATGGTGAATCATGGTTGTCATGTGATCCACCTGATCCTGGTCACATTCACTTTGCTGAAAAACAGCTAACTGGCTGTACAGCATCCAAGCAGTCTCTCTCAAAAGCCAGCTCGGATACCTCCTTTTGTGATCTGATCCTTCTGACAGATGGTGTAGCGGTTGCTGCCATGATCGTCATCAGCTTCCCACTGGGCAGTGTCCGTAACAGCAGATGAGCAGTGGGTGAGATCACCAGCTGCAGATGAACCTGTAGGGGTGCTGAAATGAGTTACTTGATCCATGTTCATAAGTACTAAGCCCCTGGGACAAGTAGTGTTGGATCCCCAttatgcattaaaatctcctaaaatGGGGCAATTAAGCAATAACTTCTTCGAGTATCTCACTCTCAACAGGCTCATAGAGCATTCCACGACATTAATAACTCTTAGTGTTGAAGTTAAGTGCACAAGTGAGGATTGGAATGTGTCCTTGACAAACACTGCTACCATAGCGTGTCAACAGTGAGGTCATCTTTCTGTTGAAGTGGTAGCTTCCAAGTACAGGTGAATTCAGTAGCTTCAAAACAGGTCTCTTGGGGAGATAGGCAGACAGCTCTGTACTGTACTAGGAGTCTCAGTTCTTACAAATGGACCCAGTATCCATTCATATTCCATTTCGGTgttgttgttttaattttcttcTATCTTTGCGACAGGGGTGAGATACTTGTTAAATGAGGAGGGTGGAGGGTTGTCTGGATCTTGTGTtgcgacaaaaaatggttcaaatggctctgagcactatgggacttaacatcttaggtcatcagtcccctagaacttagaactacttaaacttaactaacctaaggacagcacacaacacccagccatcacgaggcagagaaaatccctgaccccgccgggaatcgaacccgggaacccgggcgtgggaagcgagaacgctaccgcacgaccacgagatgcgggctgtgttgCGACATTTAACTCCATGATGTCTCCTTCATCAGTCAAGAATGATACTTCATGATACATGGCACCAGGGACAAGTTTTGAGCCAAATCCTGCAATGCTTTCTCTGCCCATTTTCTCTTAAAGATTCATGCAGAAACAGGAAGTTGATAGGCACTCAGCTCTTGCAGTGCCTCCTCTATGCTCACTGTTATAAGTGTTTCCTTCTCCTTGTGTCACAGCTGCCTGCACTGCTATATCTTTACTCTGTTTGGCTTAGCAGGTACATGAGCAAGTACAAGTGCTGGTGTTGGGTAATGGTTCACTGCACCCATCTTGTGTCAAAGCATCTACTTTGGGGACAGGTTTCTTCACCCAGAAAGCTGTTTACTGAATTTTACTCTTCAGTGAATATGTGGCAGTTTTGGCTCCAGAGTGTATGTCTGCCAGAGGAGTTAATGAGTACTGCTGGAGACAGACAGTCAGTACCAGATTTACGAGGTGCTTTTCCACGTTTCCTGGAAACTGCTTcaccagggtgtatacgtggacaaggaaaaaaattcccggatttttccagttaaaaatacactttctcccgggtgaaaatacacttttccgtgttaagtgacagtatactcttcctcggaactgtaaaactcatcaatcctttgaatgtttatggttttatataccaacgtagaatttcccggcactttagaaaatgaaactcagggtgaaaaacacattttgaaagacctttgatgcgcagcaacatgtacgctgcatattttcgtattacgaaggtataaatttgaattccaccaaagcattgaaatcaagattgtgatACGCATTTGTAAACGGCATAGCTCATTCATGTGATCTCGCTAGCTGATGACAGCAATAGGACACGtgacgtagtcagccaatagcaagatcactagTAAGTATCGcgaatacacaaataagaaaagttaatggtttaaattaatacacatagcattcatatataatattggtcttgaagattaataagttggaagagaagctaagcttccacatataatgagttgatttttaaatgagagtcacacACTTTGTGatgtaagaaattcatcgtacattctcgcacatagttcatcttgtctgcagctcgtggtagcgttctcgcttcccgagcacagggtcctgggttcgatttccggcggggtcatggatttttcctgcctcgagatgactgggtgttgttgtgtcgtcctcaacatcatcattcatccccattacggtcggaggaaggcaatggcaaaccatctccactaggaccttgcctagtaaggcggtgagGGGTCTcctgcgtcgctcccctacgctctgttaagaagtatgggactcatcatcatcatcatcatcagttcatcttgcgtaaaaggaaatctgctttgaatctaacgcttttcaaaccaccatttgcaatatttttccgcgacctgttagaaataggttcgtttcagcagttgcaagaaagcGCCAGATATCTGGCGTCACCGTGCTTGTGCAGCTACGACGACGCAGGAAGCCTGTATGTTCATACGCGTAAAACATtacaagatcttacattatgtcataaaagaaacaagatatcaAAGGATACTTAAAGAGCGGCGGGATTTtgcgaaccatactaaaatgcataattcggcttaaaatgcacatccgtatgtaaattttcttggagtaccagtactcatgtttggttctttattataacataatgccatacgtgcatgtttggttctttattataacataatgccatacgtgcacttgaaatccagcgaacagttgaaactagccaatagtgtgaaattaaacactttgtttcaaataaattggctgcctcagtagaaaggattaataaaagccaaatctctttagcaaacaggcaaaaataacttcattgttctgtatggcgattaatgcttgactgtcaaaggtggaaataaaatctgaaactattaacatattttagcctgccgtaattatgcgaacgtactttaattcatttgatagctcccggccacaaaaatccgttttgttatcatttaacgtgagagaaataaatgaagaggaaacaacaaaatcactgaacgtaaacacaggtcacgtggagacgacccacctccccaccacaacttgGACAGCTCTGTCCGtgagccccggatctacgatatttccgaagaggggcaatattaagtagtggtgcCCAGCCACACTTCCGCAACCACAAGTGGGaggaggtactactcatacgcgactcaactgcgcatgtgcaagagcccgcccgcaactgctcaaacgaatctaatttaaacagttgtcacatcacgctcatcggaggaaatttgttgttataaagaatTGCACAgttttcctaaagcctttgacacactttactgttggcagacgcttgtatgagcactgttttgttgttttatacggcgcatttcctttgcaacttaagttttattttcgtttttttttttctcccgttCATCTTTTGTTGTTtcaatattattctgcagtagcgggatacaataatatcctttgttagagttggtttttaccagtcaaaatcataaaaatttaactgaaaactaaaacaatgaaaaaatcccagaattctaaacaattcccgggtttttcccagttttctcccggatgaaaaaattcccggatctcccagtcatcccgggtcatatacaccctgttcaCCTCCAGAACTCAGTATTGCGCGGCCAAATCACTGGCATTAGCAACATCTCATAGGCTTGGGTATGTAAGGTCTAATAGTAGATGGAGGAACCCTAACACAGTGTACTCAGGtagctgtggaaaattaaaagccATAATGAGGTGGCAGtcttccctatctctctctctccatcattCCTGCATGTTCTTTTTACATCGACTATGCCCTGCAATACCCATTCTTGTTTCAGTTCTGAAACATTCATGTAAATAACATCGGGGCACATGACCACATCTTTGCTTGAGTTGGGCATCTCAACGTGTGTATCAGTCACCCAATTATTTGGGCTTTCTTAGAAGTTCCACTTGCTTTGACCTTTTAGTTTCAGCCAGCAAAAAATGATTTCCCAATCTTTTAACAGATATTGAGATACCAGCAAGCCCTTCTAAACTTTTGTGTGTACAGAAAagggacactttttcaaatgtcccCTCCTTCTTCTTGATCACTAGGAAAATATTCCGATTTATACTTCTTTAGCCCTGTTACAAAATACAATCTGATTTTCAGGAGCAGTAGCCTCTCTCATTCCTTTGATAAGTGGGTGCGATATCTCCCAGATGGTACATCCATCCAGGAGGTATCTAGTTGATTCGTCATGGTGttcccacaagcagctagggaaataaaagGCCCACCTAGGACAACTGCACATCTCAACAGTGTGCAACCTCTTGAGACTTACTTTTTAACACAGGGTTTTAAGATTGAGGGCTTTTTTTAAGTATGGGTTTTACCATCCTTGCTATTCAGGCAGTTAACCAAATATCTACGTTCCACTGCTGCACTGCATGGTGGTCACTAAAGCGTACTCAGTGTGTACAGTTATAGAAGACTGATGACACTTACCAGTCCCCTCAGTAAAACTGAGTTCCATAAAGCACCCACCATTTGGCATCACTGGGAGAgggagatggggaggggaggggaggggaggggaggggaggttggGTGGGAGGCATGTATGGCTTATAGAATGCTGTGAATGCAGGGAGCATGGCTCCCCACAGCGTCTGGAAGAAACAGCAACTTCATTAAGCTGAACACGGTGGTAGGATTGACAAAAATGGTGTTACTAATGAACTCACAGATAAAGATTAGACTGTGACTGATGGTGTCTCGGCAACACTTTCATGACTTCTTTCGTTGGTTTGTCAGATAAATTTTGGAGACTTATCAGTGCAGTGTATCTCTAGTCATGGAAGATGTTTACAATTGCACACAACGCAATTTCCAGATATGACTATATACATTTTGCAAGCATAGACAGTATTTAGTATCTGTTTCAGAACTGAAGATTACTTCAAGAGTAAGAATAAAATTGTATGACAGACAGCAGATGGCTTAACACATTAATTCAAAACTACAGTCATTAATCAAAGGTATGAGTTTTACTATGCTGTACTGTGGCAGTTATGATGTGAATTAGTATTGTATTCTCTGTTTTCAGCTAAAGAAGCCATCTCATTTTTACCTAGGTGGACAGAAAATCTATACATTGTATTATTGCACAAACTGTTCTATCATAAACTGAGTGAGTTTCTGATTAATAAGAATACTTGCAAAAGGTGATTAAGTGAGAATCTCGGTGGAACAAATTGGAAAGTTTTGGGTAAGAGTTAATTAGTGGCTGACATGAACACAAATGTCAATAAGCCATATagtgataatttactgtaaatGCAGTGTACAGATTATATTTCTATGATTTATTTCCCAGCAacaaacttattcataatgaaAAATCATTACTAATTAGTATGTAATTAATCAGATCATGGATTTACaaataaaatgtgattttttcCTTCGCATTGTGACTTAATTTTCAATATCAAATTAATTAGAAAGAGTAATTACATATCAGGCACAAAAATCATAAGCAAGAGAATGGAGTTTGATCAATTGCtgaaacagtttatttagggatgtgCTAGACACAGCACAAGGTATATTATTCACTTTGTTTTCATTGCATCCCCAATCTACACAAAGAATACTTAAATGAGGTGTATACTATATTGCAACTTCTTATATTTGGGGGCTGTGCATCTGCAAATTAATAAAAGTAgtaatacatacacacaaaatctgcttgtttttatgtttttttcagTAGTATAAAGTGAAACAATCTAGAAAAATATCTGTGTAAAGCTGTTTAAGGCACTAAACTTCTTGCTTTAGAAAATTCAGTTCATAAAACAAAACATTAGGCTACAAATTCAAGATTTTTTTTATCACTTAACTGAAGCATCAATTGTCTTATCTATCATCAGTTATCTTGTTTTCCACACAGAGATTCATTCTGggatacaaaacattacaaattttagaattttttcagCATTTAACAGAAGGTTCAATTAGCTGAATTTCAACAAGACATTTTACGTAAATAAAGAGATTCATTCTGTAAAACAAAATGTTACAAATTCCAGAATTGTTCAGCACATAACTGAAGCATAAATTATCTGACATTCAACTATATATTTTATTCTCACAACATTTAAAGGTATGGACTTATCTTCAATTATAACAAATAATTCTGATTCTGAATATGCAACAACAGAATTGTTGCAGTTCAAATCTTCACTAGTTAGATCTCTTGCAATCTGCAAGGCGTGATCCTTTGTTATTGGCATATTTTCACTGGAATTTGTATATTCCCAAGGTATAACTAGATCTCTGAACACAGGAGACTGGGCTCTCTCTGATTTAATACTATCAACCTTATGGCAAGTAACAAGACAGGCCTCTTTTAACATGCTGAAGACTTCTCCTACTAAGTTTACTGCTTTTAGTGCAACTGAACAGAAGTATTCAAATCTCACCCCCGATATTTTATATTTTTGGTCAAATTCAACCTGAGAAAAATTTGGTCCCAATAAACGTTTTTCCTCCTGTAGCTGCTCTAGATACAAATTTTCCATATCTTTCACTACTTCCTTCACAAACATGTAAATCATGTTTAGAACTTCACAAATACTTCTGCCAAGTGGGTATTTCAGATCACTAAAAATCTTCACTCCAAGATCAAGTAGAAGAGGTATGTTAAATTCACCAAGTCCTCGTAAAAGTGTTAATATTTGCCCTCGAAGGTTGAAACCAGCATCTGCAACAGGAACTTGTGGCTTTCCAGATGCTGCTGTCAAGTTCTCATAATGGTTTCCAAACCCAATTTGTGGAAAGCTGTTAGACATGTGTGTTACAAAGTTCCTTGTGGCATTCAAAATGAGGTCTCTGAAGTATGCAACACACTCCCTGATTCCAGACTCATCAATGATGTATGAAGCTCTGTTACAACCTGATTTGAACACAACTACATTATTTAAAAATGACTCCCCGAATTCTTCAATGTATTTTACTGAGCGGATTACCTTGCCGCTTTCAGAAAGTTCAGATTTCTTGCCAACAATTTTTCCAGCAAGATCTGAAAACACTTTTCTGTACTTAGTACTTCTCACACTTGTCACAAATTTCTCCAATCTTCCTTGACGGGCTTCTCTAATTAGATTAAATGCAGTTTTCGTAGTAAGAACTGAATGACCAAAAAATATAACTGATGAGATTAACTGTGCTACATCACTTGGCCGgatgtcatttttctttcttttctcatccaaatttaatatttcattggcTACATTAATTCCACTAACAGTGCAAGAAGTAACACTTAGAGCAGCAACACACACTCTTCCTTCCATATTCAATGCATTCCCACTTTGTGCAATCTTTGGGATTATTCTCGAAGCCCCACATGATAAAATACCAACAGCATTCCCCACAATAGACAGCCAACAGTTTCGTGATGCACTGTTGGTTAATCCTATAGTTTCTTTGTGTTTCTTCCTATCAATGATCTCCTTTGTGCTTCTACCAATTCCATATGCACTACAAACAGCAGTAGTGAGGACTGATGTTGCTAAAATAGGTGCACTTACTGGGAAAGACATTGCTGCACAGGCTAACCCAAAGTTACCAGCTGACACAAATGTAGTTGCAAGATCAAGACCGTTGCATATTTTTGATGATAGTTTCCTTGCAGGAGTCTTTCCAAATTCTACCTCTACCTGGTGGTTTACATTTAAGTGGTATACACCACCCTTAGGATAGCAATATGAACAGCTTGGAAgcttgttattttgtaaataatctttccAACTTTCATAAATACGACCATTGCGGTCAATGAAATGAACTGTAATATAATTTTCATTACAGTATCTAGGCACTCTGAAAACTGGCTCTGTTACCACCTCAGTGTGGTTTCCGGTTTTCTCCAAGGCCAAACAGACAAAAATTATAGACATCCAAGTTTCAGAGTTTTCCTCTAAGAAATTGTGATTGTCTTGTTCAATGAGTATTTTGCAAATCTCTTTTATTTTTTCAAGTTTACACGAATCATATTCCCCAGAATCGTCCCCTGATGGTGGTCCAAAAAGAGCATAACCTACTTTCTGACGCATGTAATAGTGCTCTGTAATTTTGTATGACTCCCAGTCTGAGTCTCCCAGGGTTTCGCAGAATGTCTGCTGCAGTGAGATAGCAACTTCCTCCCATGTTTCTGCAAAACTTCTGTTGGGTTCACGGGCCATATCCACAGCACACCTCTTGCGATTCATTGTGTACGTTCTGGaaacaagaagaaattttattttgtaagcATTCTAAGCAAAAATCTTCAGTTATAAAATTAATCttgactgttccattaagtttcgggtgtgcagccgcaagaaatctccttcttcttctaatatttcggctgtataacgttcagccatcttcacagTGAGACGCAAGACTgctgctccagtgctcgcttcgtccctttatactgttgtaccgcatgactgcgcatgcggccacagatgcaaatgcaccagagacgttggtcggcggcagagaagtGCATAATGCgcaagttgtatctatgactccacagttgatctttgttggcatatcAATATAtcgttgtgagctgcactgtgacaacGCCTTTGccagtttattacagcaagtgtcGGATTCaaggatttatcaagattgaaatcaCTGTCTCCATTAATtaagttcgtcgtcaagcgaatttcaattgcctcctttactatcgagtcccaaaaggacgaTGTAGCTGCCAAAATTTCGACATTGTCATACAacgtactgtgaccattatcaatacagtgctctgccactgccaacttgttaggttgtaaaagtcgtgtgtacctctggtgttctgtacatctttcttggacagtacgagttgtttgtctgatgtaagaaaggccacattcacatggaattttgtaaactccagattttcgaagCAGCAAATcgtctttgacggagcccacgagtgcagctgtcctaggtggaggacgaaaaatcacttttactttgtgtctgccgagaatgcatcctatttttgatgagaggctacccacatatggcaggaaggccatcgatttaaaggtttcttcatcttctgctttctttgtggcctttttcggtttcattttcagtgccctctgtatttgttgtggagagtacccattgtcttcaaacactctttgtaagtgggaaagttcatcttgcagactgctttcgtcagaaataatatgcgctctgtgagtcaaagttcggagaacactcattgtctgggcagaatggtggcagctatttgcacgtaaatacagatcggtgtgtgtcggcttcctatacacttcatgtcccaaagtgtcatcctctctgcgccgaaccaaaacatccaagaatggaaggcatccctccttttcaatttccattgtgaactttatttgatcgtggaggaagttcagatgtcttaagaagtcttgcaagttgtcttcaccatgcggccaaactacaaaggtatcatcaacatacctccagaataccgtgggtttcaagtcagcagattcaagcgccttctccttgaagtcctccataaataaattggccaccagaggggataagggactacccatggtGACTCCgtccatgtgttcaaaaaattcgttgttaaataagaaatacgtggaggtcagaacatgtttaaataaagctgaaatctctttgtcaaaacttctttcaataagttgtagagattctggaaggggaacctttgtaaataaagcaaCCACATCAAAATTAACTAATATATCTGACAGGTTCATTTTCAgtgatttcagtttactaatgaagtcagccgagtttcttatgtggtgagtacattttcccacaagaggcctcaacaatgatgccaaatgtttggcaacgtcataggtcggagagtctatgttactcactatggggtgtagaggaacatctttcttgtggacctttggtagaccataaagtctaggaggcaccggaccacttggtttcgatctccgaacaacttctggtggaaagggagaatcattcagaaacgatacagttttgttcgCCACTCGATTAGTGGGATCCCTGCTGATCTTCCGGTACATGCTATCACTCAATAAATTATACATTTTATCATAGTATTCGTCCCGAGACAATGCCGTGCAATTATGAAGGCTCACCCACAAAGGAGCAatatatctgtggcagagagggctgcTCTATGCAAGCTTCGCCTTGATACTCAGACGGTGGTACTCCCagcagataaaggtaatgctactgttttattgtctcgggacgaataccatgataaaatgtacaatttattgagtgATAGCATGTACCGGAAGACCAGCAGGGATCCCACTAATCGAGTGGCGAACAAAACTGtttcgcttctgaatgattctccctttccaccagaagttgttcagagattgaaaccaagtggtccggtgcctcctagactttatggtttaccaaaggtccacaagaaagatgttcctctacaccccatagtgagtaacataggctctccgACCTATGACATTGCCAAACATTTGGCATCATTGTTGAGGCCACTTGTGGGAAAATGTactcaccacataagaaactcggctgacttcattagtaaactgaaatcattgaaaatgagcccgtctgatatattagttttgatgtggtggctttatttacaaaggttcccctcccagaatctctacaacttattgaaagaagttttgacaaagagatttcagctttatttaaacgTGTTCTGACCtacacatatttcttatttaacaacgaattttttgaacagacggacggagttgtcatgggtagtcccttatcccctctggtggccaatttatttatggaggacttcgaggagaaggcgcttgaatctgatgacttgaaacccacggtattctggaggtatgttgatgatacctttgaAGTTTGGCCACATGGTGAAGACAACTtggaagacttcttaagacatctgaactccctccacgataaaataaagttcacaatggaaattgaaaaggagggatgccttccattcttggatgttttggttcggcgcagagaggatggcactttgggacatgaagtgtataggaagccgacacacaccgatctgtatttacgtgcaaatagctgccaccattctgcccagacaatgagtgttctccgaactttgactcacagagcgcatattatttctgatgaAAGCAGTCTCCAAAATGAGCTTTCCCACTTACAAAgggtgtttgaagacaatgggtactctccacaacaaatacagagggcactgaaaataaaaccgaaagaggccacaaagaaagcagaagatgaagaaacctttaaatcgatggccttcctgccatatgtgggtagcctctcatcaaaaataggatgcattctcggcagacacaaagtaaaagtgatttttcgtcctccacctaggacagctgcactcgtgggctccgtcaaagatgatttgctgctccgaaaatctggagtttacaaaattccatgtgaatgtggcctttcttacatcagacaaacaactcgtactgtccaagaaagatgtacagaacaccagaggtacacacgacttttacaacctaacaagtcggcagtggcagagcactgtattgataatggtcacagtatgttgtatgacaacgtcgaaattttggcaactacatcgtccttttgggactcgatagtaaaggaggcaattgaaattcgcttgacgacgaacttaattaatagagacagttgtttcaatcttgataaatcctggaattcggcacttgctgtaataaactcgcaaagacgttgtcacagtgcagctcacaagaAATCGATACGCCAACAAAGATCAACtgtggagtcatagatacaactcacgcattatgcacgtctctgccgccgaccaacgtctctggtgcatttgcatctgtggccgcatgcgcagtcacgcagtacaacagtataaagggacgaagcgagcacttgagcggcagtcttgcggctcactgtgaagatggctgaacgttatacagccgaaatattagaagaagaaggagttttcttgcggctgcacacccgaaacttaatggaacagtctttgcactgccaaaacctgaagattaaTCTAGACTGTTTGCTTAAAATGTTCCTCTCTTTATCAGACACCTaaactaattttcattttcatcatcTCAATACCAACTACTATGCTGTATCATGCAACTTGTATTTTCCAACAAAGATGGAAAGAAGTATCATTATTTACCATGACACAAGAGacaacagcagaaacaaaatatgacaAGTAAAGTGTGAAACTAACGAATGGAAAATTTTGGAATGTGATATGGCAACACTGAGAGGTAGTTGGTGCCAAATGACACATGGAATGCTGCTCACATTGTCTTGCCACTTAGTAAACAGTAAACATGGGGCAATGGAATGGTACGCACTGTGCCTTTGGAGTAAAAGCCTATTAAGAAAAAAGAGTGGAAGGCtttcatcaagaaatttggtatcAATTCAACATCGGATGGCACGATCGTGTTCCCTGAGAGCATGCGACCAACACCTGGGTCCGAAATTTTGAAGCAATGGGTTCTGCAATGAAGAAGCAATCCACAAAGAGACTTCGAACCAATCAATCCACAAAGAG
It contains:
- the LOC126473494 gene encoding uncharacterized protein LOC126473494 isoform X2 — protein: MNRKRCAVDMAREPNRSFAETWEEVAISLQQTFCETLGDSDWESYKITEHYYMRQKVGYALFGPPSGDDSGEYDSCKLEKIKEICKILIEQDNHNFLEENSETWMSIIFVCLALEKTGNHTEVVTEPVFRVPRYCNENYITVHFIDRNGRIYESWKDYLQNNKLPSCSYCYPKGGVYHLNVNHQVEVEFGKTPARKLSSKICNGLDLATTFVSAGNFGLACAAMSFPVSAPILATSVLTTAVCSAYGIGRSTKEIIDRKKHKETIGLTNSASRNCWLSIVGNAVGILSCGASRIIPKIAQSGNALNMEGRVCVAALSVTSCTVSGINVANEILNLDEKRKKNDIRPSDVAQLISSVIFFGHSVLTTKTAFNLIREARQGRLEKFVTSVRSTKYRKVFSDLAGKIVGKKSELSESGKVIRSVKYIEEFGESFLNNVVVFKSGCNRASYIIDESGIRECVAYFRDLILNATRNFVTHMSNSFPQIGFGNHYENLTAASGKPQVPVADAGFNLRGQILTLLRGLGEFNIPLLLDLGVKIFSDLKYPLGRSICEVLNMIYMFVKEVVKDMENLYLEQLQEEKRLLGPNFSQVEFDQKYKISGVRFEYFCSVALKAVNLVGEVFSMLKEACLVTCHKVDSIKSERAQSPVFRDLVIPWEYTNSSENMPITKDHALQIARDLTSEDLNCNNSVVAYSESELFVIIEDKSIPLNVVRIKYIVECQIIYASVMC
- the LOC126473494 gene encoding uncharacterized protein LOC126473494 isoform X1; translation: MFGVTKRTYTMNRKRCAVDMAREPNRSFAETWEEVAISLQQTFCETLGDSDWESYKITEHYYMRQKVGYALFGPPSGDDSGEYDSCKLEKIKEICKILIEQDNHNFLEENSETWMSIIFVCLALEKTGNHTEVVTEPVFRVPRYCNENYITVHFIDRNGRIYESWKDYLQNNKLPSCSYCYPKGGVYHLNVNHQVEVEFGKTPARKLSSKICNGLDLATTFVSAGNFGLACAAMSFPVSAPILATSVLTTAVCSAYGIGRSTKEIIDRKKHKETIGLTNSASRNCWLSIVGNAVGILSCGASRIIPKIAQSGNALNMEGRVCVAALSVTSCTVSGINVANEILNLDEKRKKNDIRPSDVAQLISSVIFFGHSVLTTKTAFNLIREARQGRLEKFVTSVRSTKYRKVFSDLAGKIVGKKSELSESGKVIRSVKYIEEFGESFLNNVVVFKSGCNRASYIIDESGIRECVAYFRDLILNATRNFVTHMSNSFPQIGFGNHYENLTAASGKPQVPVADAGFNLRGQILTLLRGLGEFNIPLLLDLGVKIFSDLKYPLGRSICEVLNMIYMFVKEVVKDMENLYLEQLQEEKRLLGPNFSQVEFDQKYKISGVRFEYFCSVALKAVNLVGEVFSMLKEACLVTCHKVDSIKSERAQSPVFRDLVIPWEYTNSSENMPITKDHALQIARDLTSEDLNCNNSVVAYSESELFVIIEDKSIPLNVVRIKYIVECQIIYASVMC